Sequence from the Acidimicrobiia bacterium genome:
TGTTGGTCATCGACGAAGCCGCCAACATCGCGCCACTTCCCGACCTGGCCCAGATCGCATCCACCGCCCGTGGAGTCGGCATCCAACTCGTCACCATCTGGCAAGACTTCGCACAAATCCAGGCCCGCTACGGCACCTTCGCCCAAACCGTCATCAACAACCACCGAGCCAAAGTCGTCCTCGCCGGCATCTCCGACACCCCCACCCTCGACTACATCAGCCGACTCATCGGCGACCAGCACACCATTGAGAAATCCCACACACGAAACCCGGACGGGCGGGAAAGCACTACACAATCCACACGACACCGGCCCCTCGCCCCCACCGCTGCGCTCCGACGCGCCGACACCGGAACCGGGGTCCTCGTCTACGGCAACCTCCACCCCGCCCAGCTCAAACTAAGGCCCTGGTACCAACTCAAACGGCGCTCATAGGAGCTAAGGGTTCTTGACGAACCGATCCGACGACTCACCAGAGAGATCACCCCATGACCGCCGCCCTACCTGTTTCACAGATCCCATGTCCGGTGTGTTCGGGGAAGTGCGCACCAGACACGGACACGGCTGGGAGCCGCCCGACCAAAGGAGGAACCCGTGTGAGCTCCCAGCCGTGGCACACCCGTACACGCAGGTGCCTGGCCTACGCGGGCGACCAGGTCCTCGCATCTTCACCGCCGGCGCCTACCGCATCAGCTGAGGGGGGTCTTATGACCAGCAACGTCTACGAGTCAGAACCGCAGCCGGGGAGCAGGGCCCGAGCAATGAGTAGCGGCGGCCCCGCATGCAGCTGAGCGCCTGGGCCGAAGCCCACGCACGGCCTCTACTGAGCCCGCTGGGACGACGCTGGCGTCATTCGCAGTCGGTAGCCGGCACCGCACGGGACCTGGCGAGATCGCTGACTCCGGAGGACGCAGATGTACTGGTGGCTGCGGCGTACCTTCACGACGTCGGCTACGCCCCGAAGCTCGCAATCTCTGGGTTCCACCCCCTCGACGGCGGCCGCTATCTTCGCGCTCTTGGCCACGGCCGGCTGGCGGGTTTGGTGGCTTATCACACTGGAGCGCAGCATGAGGCCAAGCTGCACGGCCTCCAGCAAGAACTCGCCCGCTTCGACGATGAACAGAGCCTCGTGGCAGCGGCCCTGACGTACTGCGACCTGACGAACGGGCCAGACGGGGAGCGGCTGACACCGGAGCAGCGAATCATCGACGTCGAGGCCCGCTACGGCTCCGGCAGCCCGGTTACCACCGGGCTGCGGGCCGCGTGGCCACAGCTGCTCGACGCCGTTTGCCGGGTAGAAGAGCTCCGGCGCCCATGACGACCAATTCCTCCAATCACCTGATGCCAAGGATCGCCGACAATCTGTCACGCCTGGGCGGTATTGTCAGTTGCACTCCGAACATGTAGAGCGTTGAGTAGGAGCACAGGATGACCGCTACCCCCGACCAGCGAAGGCTGCTGAGCCTCTGCGCCATTCGCATCGACAGCACCAGGAGTCAGGTTTTGGTCCAGGAGAGATCGTCCAGCGCGGCCGGTACGCCCAACCCCGACACTCGAAGGGTGCGGGCGAAGCCCTTCGCTAGCCTCGCAGCCGTCGCCTTAGCTCCTGGCTCCTCGCCGGCGATCCTTGAAGCGAGCGACGCCTTGAACCCTGCAACATCGTCTGTGTAGTCGATGCACTGGACCGGGTACTGCGCGTTCTCGAGACCGCGAGCCAGTGCTCTGTTCACAGGCAGGTCGCCGAAGCCGTACCCGGCGATTACGAGCTTGTCAGCACTCCGCAGCGCGTCCTCGAACCGGTCGTAAGCCCACCGGAAGGGATCGAGTTCGACTGCTCGCGCCTTCTGGTCAGCAAGGACTACTACCGGTTCAAGTGCCGTCTCACCACGGCCGTAACGCACCCAGAAGTCCAACTCTCGCATGCGTTCGATGTGATCAACCTTCCAGATCGAGCCGTCATTGCGCCGCAGCCACTGGAGAGAGCCGTGGAGGTGGTAGACGAGGAGGTTGGCGGGCTTGTACTCATCGTCATCCCGGAGCGGGTAGGCGGTCGCAGGACCGTCCGGGACGATGTCGACGGTCTCCTGTCCGAAGCCCTGCGCCATGTCGCCGAGGACGATCCCCCTCTTCCATGACAAGCGAATGCGTTTCGACTTCTGATCGCGAACTTCAATCGCAGCTCCATCGATCAGAGCGTCGTAGTTCAGCGTGAAAATGCGTGTGGTACCGGTCACGCCGGCGGTCTCGGCCAACCATCCCACGAGGCGCCTGAGTGGGTCCCTCGCCGTTTTGCCCTGACCAGTCGATAGGTCTGCGATGACATCGAGCGCTGCTCCCAATGTCCTCTGTCTTAGCTCGCGTCCGAACCGTTCCGCGGTGAGGAACGCCGAGGCGATATCACTTCCGGCGTCGAGGAGGGCGGCAAGCTAGCTCAGTGCGCCGAGTCCCCGGTCCAGCCTCTCGATCGGCCCGAACAACTCTTCGAAGACTGCTACCCGCGCTGGAAGGTCTTTGTTGGATGATTCTGCCAGCGTGGTGAGAGCACGTTGCACCTCTGCAACGCTCGAGTCAGACTCCGCGAAGCGGGCCAGGATCAGCTTGGTGAGAGGTTCCATCGCAAGGTCGGGGTTGTACGACATGGAGCAACCGTTCCCGACAAGGGCCACGACGTTCATCTCTCACCCCTCGGAGTAAGTCCCTCCGGAACCGGCCTTGGGCCATCAATCCCGCAGATCATCCTCTGCACGCCCGACAACTCCAGCTGATTCCTCACCACACGAGGGCTGCTACCGGTCGTCGTCAAAGCGGTACCTGACGATGAGGTGAGCCCACTGACTGTGAGGGATGAGCTTGTCGTGTTGCATCCGTCCGACGACTATTCCTGGTGCCACCCCAATGGCCTCCGCGAACTCCTCAACAGCCGCCTCCGTTGTGAGTCCAGACAGGTGCGAGGCGAACCGCGAGGGGATAAGCACGCGTCCAGCGAATGAGTCAGCCGCTCCCTCCAGGTCTTCGTCGATGCCGCTTCCTTTGGCATCGACGAACGTCTCCTTCTTGCTGTGGCGAAGGAGGTGGTAGAGCTCGTGGAAGAGGGTGAACCAGAAGATGTCGTTCCTACGATGACGGAGGCTCAGAGCAATCATTGCCTTCTCGGGCGACAGCCAGCGAGTCGCCCCGTTGACTCGGCATCTGGGCAGCTCCTTCACGATCACGAGTGCGATCCCGACCGAGGCACAGAGTGTCCTCAGTGGCTCGATCCAGTCGGTCCCCGGCGACCGGCTTAGGGCCCGCATCTGGTCAAGCGCATCGCGAACGGCGGCAGCATCGTACGAGGCCGTCTTGACACGACCAGCTTCAATCTCGGCCAACCGGAGCCAACTCGCCAACGCTCCGGCGTCGGCTTCAAAGGCAGGCGAACGTCGATACAGAGCAGGTCGAAGCCAAACCTCCTCAAGGGCATCCGGGTCGGCCACGGAGAAGAAACTGAGGAGTTCCCGGAGGGTGTCGACCTTGGGCTTCCCGCGTTGGATACACCCTCTCTGCTCTAGATCCTTGATCGGGAACTGATCCACAAGATGGACCCGCCCCCGTAGGGCCTGGGTCTCGACATGTCTGTGTTTGGCGGTCTGATAGTTGGAATCGAGCTGAGTCCAGTATCGGGCAGGGATCGACGTTACCCGCTCGAACGCGAGCGCAACCACCGGCGAGATCCCGACCTTGCCCTTGATGACATGGGTTATGTGTTTCGGCGTGAGCCCCGCGCGCCTCGCAAACTCGACCTGCGTCATGTCCTCCCGGGTGATCCACTCCCAGAGCGTCTCGCCCGGAGGTACCAACTCCGCCGGCTCATAGGCTCGCTCATATCGGTCGGCCATCATGGCCTGACCTCATCCGAGCGCGTTCGCACGGCTATGACGGCGATGGTGTTCATAAATTCGTCCTCCTGTGTCCTCACTTCATCGGGTTCAATGACCAAGACGACGTCGTCACTCACGACGACCTCTACAACGCCGTCGTCGAGATCGCGGGAATCCAACGGCATCAGGCCGAGTTCGTCCAGGGCGCTAATCGCTTCGAGCTGTTGAAGTCGCCGAGAGATCATGCGTGTCATGTCGCTGCCCCAGCGGCGGTGCATGTGCGCGACATCACAACAATCTCGCCACACTGACTCATCGGCGAACCGCAGGACCGGCACAGGCACTCCCGGAATCGTGAACCATGTAGGTTCACAGTAGCGAGCAACATCTCGCTACGGCGTGTTATGCTTGTTGGAATCGTGAACCGAACCGGTTCACTAGAATATAGACAAGGAGAGAAGATGCCCACGCCTGACAATACGATCCACCTGATCGTGGTGACCACTGCCGACGACGTCGATGACGAGTTCAACGTCAACCAGCCCCTGCAGGTGCTGTTCAACAAGGCTCTGCACGAGGTCGGCGGCGAGCCCAACCGCGACCAGTTCGCCCTAGAGTACAACGACATCGTCCTGTCCGACCTGACCCGTAAGATCGGTGACGCAGCGCAGGAGTATGGATGGGTTGATGGCACCACCCTCGAACTCGTCCCCGCACCTGTGGTCGTGTAGGAGATGGCGTGGCGAGACGACGCGCGAGCGGAGGTCGACGACCTCAAGCCGCACTTCGTCGAGAAACACGACTGGGCACCTCGACTCGTCGAGTCCGATGACGCCGAGGCCCTCGACCTGTTCGTCACACTCCAATCGCGGAAGCACCCAGACAATGTCTTTGTCCTGCGCCTCCGCTACAAGCCCGACTGGCAGACGGCAGGACGCCGCGAAGCATTCGTCGACCCCGACGATCCCGAGCGCGAGGGTATCGAGTACTGGCCGACCGATGTGTCGGGTTTGAAGCCCCAGAACAACCCGCCCTGCATCTGTCTCCGGGGGACATGGGGTTACCACTCCGTGCTTCATACCGATCACCTGATGGGCGACACGACCCTGCTCAACCTCCTCGTTGAGTTGCAGACAGTGCTCGATCGATGACCTTCCGTTCCCACCCGTATCCGCCCCCCGGCCATCAGGTTCGGCTCCCCACACCGATCTGGACAGCCGCTCTCGACGAAGTACGCAGGTACTCCCACCTCGGTGGCACCAGGGATCATCCAGGCTCGGAAGGCCTCGTTTACCTCGCCGGTGTCCCTGCCGCAGCCGGATTAGTCGTAACAGCCGTCCTTCGTCTCCAACACGAGCCACAAGGTGACCGGGTCGCCCCCACCCGCGAGGAGGTCCGCTGGCTGATGTCGACTCTCCGTGACCGAGACGAAAAGCTCGTTGCCCAGTTCCACACCCACCGCAACGGGGCCTTTCACTCGCCCGGGGACGACCAGATGGCGACGAGCTTCCATGACGGCTTCCTGTCGATCGTCGCCCCCAAATTCGCCGTGGGTATCCACCGCCTCGACCAGTGCGAGGTCCACGAATACCGTAAGGGGTATTTCTACGCGATGACCACCGCCGAAGTAGAAAGCCGGATCACTGTCCACGACATCGTCGTCGACCGACTACCCGAGATGCTGCAGAAGGAGCCCGACAGGTGGCACCGATTCGTACAGAGACTGAATTCGATCGCACTCAGGCAGCGCTGAGCCCGCAGGGTCTGACGCTTCCACTACCACGCGGCGATATAGGCATCACTGTCGCCGACGGTGTGGAGGCGACGCCGACCGGCCAGCGACTCCTCGCCCTTCTCGTCAACGTGCTCGCCCGCATGAAGGGCGTGGTCGACACAGTCCACATCAACACAACCGCCGATCCGTTCGTTTTGCCTGGCACCCCGCTCAGCCCCGGCCATCTGAACGACGGTCTGGCCACCTTTGTCAGATCGCTCAACTGGATTGGCAGCCGACACGACGCGGAGTTGAGCTTCGAACCACCAGACGACGCTGTGGTCCAGATCGGCATCGGCACCAATCCCGGCTCGGCCGACCTCGTCGTCGCCTGCGACGCATGGCGAGCCCTGCTAGGGGCAGCTGGCGACCAAGCGAGTTGGGAGACTGCGAACCCGATCGGCGCGGCCCTCGCTGCGGTCGTCACCGCCGCCGAGACATTCAAGGCAATCATCGCCGGCAACGGCGGGAGGAATACGACACCAGCACCCCCCGACTTCATCTACTCCGCCTTCAACTACGGGGTCGACGACAGCGCCGAGATCGGGCCCGACGTGTACAAGTTGGAGCTCCAGGACGTTGCCATCGCGGGTTGCGGCGCTGGTGGGTCCGGCACAGCCTTCATCCTCGGCATGCACCCCAGACTCTCCGGCACGATCGATCTCATCGAGCCCGGAATCCACAAGGTATCGAACATCAACCGCTACCTGCCAGCACTCGCTGGCGACGTCCACACCCCACGCCACAAGCTTTCCTCGATCGCTGATCACCTGGCCCGCACAGCACCCGCGTTGGACCTCGCCCTCCATCCGCGGCCCTGGGAGCAACTAGACCGGCATCCATGGTCAACAGTAGTCTCCGCCGTCGACACCGTCGAAGCCAGATGGCAAATCCAACAGCGCACACGCAGCGACGCCGTCATCATCGACCTCGCAGTTAATGACCTCCTCTACTCCGTTCTCCGCGTCGTTCCAGGTGGCCGCTGCCTGTTCTGCAAACACCCGTTCGACCCCGACCTGGCCGTCAATCAACGCGCACTCCGGTGGGGTGTGCCTCTCGTGACGATCAAGGAGTGGAGTTCCGCCAACAGACCGGTCGACGAAGCGATGATCCGCTCACTTGCTCACACCCAGAACCGGCCCCCGGAGGACTTCGATGATCTCCTCGGGATTCTCTTCACCAACACTCCGGCGCTGCTCGAGTGTGGATCGACGTCACTCCGGGCGGACGTCCCGAGCCAAGCCCCCATCCTTCCACTCGCCACGACCGCCGTTGCCATAGTCGGCGCCGCAGAGGTCATCAAGCACGTCATTGGGCTCCCACCCCTCGACAATTGGCTCGCCCATGACCTCCGGCGAAACCCAACTGGTCCGTGGTCCACCTACCGCGCGCCGATCCAGGACTGCCCACACCACTGACGGCCGCAGCGGTGTCGTGCAGCAAACGCTTCGAGCACGTCTTGGAGCCTACTATCAACGCTGCAACCGGTCCCTCCGGAACCGTCCGCAACCGATCACTCCGGCCGGGACACCTACTATCGCAGCGGGACTGTCCGATGAACGATGGCTCAAGGCGGATCAGCGGCAGCAGGCCGTCAGCGTGGGGTTCCAACCGAAACCTCCTGATCCGTAGATGGCCAAGCGGCGTCCGTGAGCGTCCACATCCGTCCATACATGGTTCAGCAGCGGGCCTCCGTTTCCACCAGTATCCACACACGGCCGCCGCGGTCCACCCCGAATGGCTCCCAAGTTGGCTCCCAGCGGAGGGGGGCTGACAAGTGTTGTGCAGCAGAGATGCTGGCCTCCACGGTGGCCCACACATGGCGCGGAACGTCTGGTTGGGGGCGGCGGCGCATCGCCGGTTATGCGCCTTGCCAGCTTGGTTCCTAGTGTCGGTACTCCAAAGGGGAGCAGCATGGGCGGCACCCGGTTACGAGACCCGCACCCGTGGCGGCGCGTGTCGTACGCGAAGTCGTACGCGACAGAGCGGTCGCTATCGGTCTCGCGGCGGGCGCCGCAGCATCTCGAGCAACACGGCAAGAAACGCCGCGGTCTGCTCCGGAGAGGCCTCGTTCGCGACCCGGCGGATGGCGTAGCCGATGGACGCGTTGTTGTCTTGCTCGCTCCGCACCCACTCGATAACCCGCTCCAGATCAAGGGGACGGTTGCGCTGGTCGGGCCCGGACGCAGCTCGCTCCTGAGTACTGCCGCGCCCGCGGTCCGGGCGGTCCTCTCGCCAACCGCTGCGTTCGGACTGGACGGTGTCATGCGCGGCGA
This genomic interval carries:
- a CDS encoding ImmA/IrrE family metallo-endopeptidase, yielding MMADRYERAYEPAELVPPGETLWEWITREDMTQVEFARRAGLTPKHITHVIKGKVGISPVVALAFERVTSIPARYWTQLDSNYQTAKHRHVETQALRGRVHLVDQFPIKDLEQRGCIQRGKPKVDTLRELLSFFSVADPDALEEVWLRPALYRRSPAFEADAGALASWLRLAEIEAGRVKTASYDAAAVRDALDQMRALSRSPGTDWIEPLRTLCASVGIALVIVKELPRCRVNGATRWLSPEKAMIALSLRHRRNDIFWFTLFHELYHLLRHSKKETFVDAKGSGIDEDLEGAADSFAGRVLIPSRFASHLSGLTTEAAVEEFAEAIGVAPGIVVGRMQHDKLIPHSQWAHLIVRYRFDDDR
- a CDS encoding ThiF family adenylyltransferase, translating into MAPIRTETEFDRTQAALSPQGLTLPLPRGDIGITVADGVEATPTGQRLLALLVNVLARMKGVVDTVHINTTADPFVLPGTPLSPGHLNDGLATFVRSLNWIGSRHDAELSFEPPDDAVVQIGIGTNPGSADLVVACDAWRALLGAAGDQASWETANPIGAALAAVVTAAETFKAIIAGNGGRNTTPAPPDFIYSAFNYGVDDSAEIGPDVYKLELQDVAIAGCGAGGSGTAFILGMHPRLSGTIDLIEPGIHKVSNINRYLPALAGDVHTPRHKLSSIADHLARTAPALDLALHPRPWEQLDRHPWSTVVSAVDTVEARWQIQQRTRSDAVIIDLAVNDLLYSVLRVVPGGRCLFCKHPFDPDLAVNQRALRWGVPLVTIKEWSSANRPVDEAMIRSLAHTQNRPPEDFDDLLGILFTNTPALLECGSTSLRADVPSQAPILPLATTAVAIVGAAEVIKHVIGLPPLDNWLAHDLRRNPTGPWSTYRAPIQDCPHH
- a CDS encoding SIR2 family protein, with product MTGTTRIFTLNYDALIDGAAIEVRDQKSKRIRLSWKRGIVLGDMAQGFGQETVDIVPDGPATAYPLRDDDEYKPANLLVYHLHGSLQWLRRNDGSIWKVDHIERMRELDFWVRYGRGETALEPVVVLADQKARAVELDPFRWAYDRFEDALRSADKLVIAGYGFGDLPVNRALARGLENAQYPVQCIDYTDDVAGFKASLASRIAGEEPGAKATAARLAKGFARTLRVSGLGVPAALDDLSWTKT
- a CDS encoding HD domain-containing protein; translation: MQLSAWAEAHARPLLSPLGRRWRHSQSVAGTARDLARSLTPEDADVLVAAAYLHDVGYAPKLAISGFHPLDGGRYLRALGHGRLAGLVAYHTGAQHEAKLHGLQQELARFDDEQSLVAAALTYCDLTNGPDGERLTPEQRIIDVEARYGSGSPVTTGLRAAWPQLLDAVCRVEELRRP